GAAACCCTGCCCGCCTGGTTGTCGGGCCCGAACAAGACGCCCTCGCTGCGCGCCGAGCAGAACGATCTGACCGTGTTCGCGCAGAAGAATATCGGTCGTGAAGGCTTCGTCTCCATTGCCGGTACCTACGCCAAGGCGCGCCTGGTTCCGCTGGCCGACGCCTCGCCGGCCATCGTCGACCGCTGGGACAGCAAGAGCCTGAGCATCGGCGCCGGTTACGGCAACTTCACCGGCAGCATCATCGGCCGCGTGGTCGACGTCCCGGGCAAGCCCGGCAAGTGGGAAGGCCTGGGCATCGGCCTGACCTGGCGTACCCCGTGGTCCGGCCAGCTCACCGTCGGCGCCGAGAATGTGATCAGCCGCGGCAAGAATCCGTTCTCCCCGCGCAATGAAAGCAACGACGACGGCACCGTGCCGTATGTGCGTTACGAACAGGATCTCTGATCCCGGTAAACAGGCTCAGCAACGATATTCCCAAAGGCGCCGAAAGGCGCCTTTTGCATATGCATGCCTGCCGCGCACGTGCGTAATCGGTATCGCCGAAGCGTGATGAAACAGGGCGCCTCGACATAGTGAGATACATATCAATCGAAACTTTTTTCATCATTCTGCGTTAACAAACGAGGCAGAACGACATGACCATGCCAGCAACCTGTTGATTGGCATGAAAAAAGCATGTTTTTACTAAAATCACAGACTTCATTAACACAGCTTTAATTCTTGGCGAACGCCCGTTACTATCGGGTCAGCCTCGCGATTTGGGAGCGCTTTTTCGCTCCCCCGCCGGGCATTAACCCCAGCCAAGATTTCTTGGAGAGAGAGAGCCAATGAAACTCAAGTCCAGCCAGCTGCGTGACGCAGTTGTGATCGCGCTTGTCGCCGGTGCCACCACCGCGACGGCCCACGCCCAGGAAGCCACCAACCTCGACCGTATCGAGGTCACCGGTTCGCGCATCCGTCAGGTCGATACCGAAACCGCCCAGCCCGTTCTGAGCATCAGCCGCGCTGCGATCGAGAAGAGCGGCTTCAAGACGGTTGCCGACGTCCTGCAGAACATCGCAGCCGCGGGCAGCCCGGCCATCAGCCGTTCCGAGCCGCTGTCCTCCGGTGAAGCCGTCGGTGGCTTCTACATCGACCTGCGCAACCTCGGTGCCGAGCGCACCCTGGTGCTGGTTGACGGCAAGCGCCTCGGCGCCAGCGTCAGCGGCCTGCAGGACGTGTCGCAGATTCCGTCGGCCATCGTCGAGCGCATCGACGTGCTGAAGGACGGCGCCTCGTCGATCTACGGCTCCGACGCGATCGCCGGCGTGATCAACATCATCACCCGCAAGAACTTCCAGGGCCTGGAAGCCAACGCCTACATCGGCCAGTACGGCGAAGGCGACGGCCAGAAGACCAGCTACGACTTCGTGGCCGGCTTCACCGGTGACCGTGGTTCGATCACCATCGGCGCCGAATACGCCGAAGAAAAGGAAGTGTGGGCCAAGGACCGCTGGTTCAGCCGTTATCCGCGCACCACCTTCCACCCGGCCCAGAACTGGAGCCCGGTCAGCCAGTGGGGCACCATCATCGATCCGGATACCGATGACTGGCTGGTGCTGAACCGCGGTGGCGACTACCGCGACGTCAACCAGTACCACGATCAGGACTTCGACGGCATCACCGGTGACACCAGCAACTCCAACACGCAGATGCACCTGCTGACGCCGACCAAGCGTCGCTCGGTGTTCGCCAACGTCCAGTACGACCTGACCGACAACATCCGCTTCGTCTCCGACCTGCTGTACACCCGTCGTGAGTCGCAGGCCCAGGTCGCAGGCTATCCGTTGCAGTCCGCGTCGTATGAGCGCCTGGGTGCCAAGTGGGATGCCGACAGCTACTACAACCCCTTCGGCAAGGACATGGGCTTCATGCGCCGTGGCTGGGAAGTGCCGCGCCTGTCGACCAACAAGCTGACCACCTTCCGCTTCACCGGCGCCCTGCAGGGCAGCTTCCAGTTCAATGACAAGTACTTCGACTGGGAAGCCGGCTACATCTACCAGAACTCTGAGAACCAGCAGAGCCAGACCGGCAACTACAACGTGCTGGCGGTCAATGCGGCCACCGGTCCGTCGTTCTTCAACCCGGCCACCGGCCGCGTCGAGTGCGGCACGGCAGCAGGCCTGGTCGATGGCTCCAACCCGATCTATGGCCCGGGCGCCGGCGGCTGCCTGCCGTGGAACCCGGCCATTCCGTACGGCCGTACCGGTGACGGTGGCCTGACCGGCAACCCGGATCTGCAGCAGTTCCTGTTCCCGACCACCAAGAACACCGGTGAAGTCACCACCAAGACCTACTACGCGAACATCGCCGGCAGCCTGTTCACCCTGCCCGCCGGCGACCTGGGCTTCGCGCTGGGTTACGAGTACCGCGAAGACAAGGGTTCGTACAATCCGGACGCCCTGTCGCAGACCGGCTACTCGACCGACCTGGCCGCCGGCCCGACCGGTGGCGGCTACAACGTCAACGAAGTCTATCTGGAGCTGAATGTTCCGATCCTGGCCGACCTGCCGGGTGCCAAGGAACTGAGCTTCAACGCCGCCACGCGTTACTCGAAGTACAACACCTTCGGCAACACCACCAACAACAAGTTCGGCCTGAAGTGGAAGCCGATCGACCAGCTGCTGGTGCGTGCGACCTACGCCGAAGGCTTCCGTGCGCCGACCATCGACAATCTGTACGGTGGCAGCTCGCAGACCTTCGCGTACTTCACCGATCCGTGCGATACCTCGTTCGGCTCAACTGATCAGCCGGGCGTCGCCGCCCGTTGTGCCGCGGCCATCGGCCCGACCTCCGGCACCTTCCGCCAGCTGCGCCAGGGCTACGTGCCGGCCAGCGGTCCGGATGAGCAGACGCCGGATCCGTTCAACGCCGTCTCCAACCCCGACCTGACCCCGGAAAAGTCCAAGTCCAAGACCGTTGGCCTGGTGTGGAGCCCGACCTTCGCCCAGGGCCTGAACATGAGCCTGGACTGGTGGAACATCAAGATCACCAACACCATCGTTGTTGACAGCCCGGATGACCAGCTGAACGACTGCTACGTGCTCGGCATCGCCGAGCGCTGCAACTCGTTCACCCGTGATCCGAACCGTCACAACGTGACCAACCTGACCTACGCTCCGCGTAATGCCGGTTACCAGGAAACCGAAGGCTTCGACTTCGACGTGGCGTACCGCTTCGAGACCGACAGCTGGGGTACCTTCAACGCCAACCTGCAGAACAGCTACGTCACCAAGAACGTGCTGAAGACCACCAATGCGCAGCAGGTGCCGGTGTCGATCCTCAACGGCTTCGGCAGCAACTTCCGCCTGCGTTCGAACCTGGTGCTTGGCTGGGAGCGTGGCGACTGGGGCGTGACCTGGGGCACCCGTTACTTCTCCAGCGTCAAGGAGCGTTGCTACTACAGTGACGAGTGCAGCCTGCCGGACTTCGGTTCGCCGGATCCGGTGCGCGACCAGCCGATGAACAAGCGTGGTTCGACCATGTTCCACGACGTCCAGGTCTCCTGGAACGCACCGTGGAATGCGACCATCGCCGTCGGTGCGCGTAACGTGTTCGACCACTACGGTCCGCAGATGTACTCGGCACCGAACTCGCAGTTCTCCTACTACGGTGGCTACGACATCGGTCGCTTCATGTACATGCAGTACAAGCAGAAGTTCTGATCGGCAATCTGATCAGCTGATGCAGCAACGGCCCCGCAAGGGGCCGTTGTTCTTTGTACGCCCTGGAAGGAGACTGGCCGGCGCGCAACAAAAAAAAGCCGCGGTGTCGCCGCGGCCTTCCTTCGACATCATTCCCGGGCGCTCATCCGTTCGGAATCAGCGTCTCGATCAGATGCTCGACGTACGCTTCGAAATCCTCGCGTGCCTGCTTGGGCTGCTGCAGCTGCAGCGACAACTGCAGGAAGCCGACGTAGGCGGCATAGGCCAGGCGCGCACGATGGCGTGCATCGGTCGAGCTGAGGCCGGCCTGGCGGAACGAGGCGACCAGATAATCGAGGCGGCGCTGCGAGACGCGGTCGATCACCGGCCGCACCATCGGATGATCCAGTGCCTTCAGCAGCTCGCTGTAGATGATGTGCGGCTGCACTTCATGCGCCACCATCTGGAACAGCTGGCGCAGGCGCACGCGCGGATCCGGTACGTCTTCCAGGCTGCCGAACACCTGCTCCTGTTCGAACAGTTCCCAGCGTTCCAGCGCCGCCTGCAGCAATGCATCGCGCGAAGGGAAATGCC
The sequence above is a segment of the Stenotrophomonas maltophilia genome. Coding sequences within it:
- a CDS encoding TonB-dependent receptor plug domain-containing protein, which translates into the protein MKLKSSQLRDAVVIALVAGATTATAHAQEATNLDRIEVTGSRIRQVDTETAQPVLSISRAAIEKSGFKTVADVLQNIAAAGSPAISRSEPLSSGEAVGGFYIDLRNLGAERTLVLVDGKRLGASVSGLQDVSQIPSAIVERIDVLKDGASSIYGSDAIAGVINIITRKNFQGLEANAYIGQYGEGDGQKTSYDFVAGFTGDRGSITIGAEYAEEKEVWAKDRWFSRYPRTTFHPAQNWSPVSQWGTIIDPDTDDWLVLNRGGDYRDVNQYHDQDFDGITGDTSNSNTQMHLLTPTKRRSVFANVQYDLTDNIRFVSDLLYTRRESQAQVAGYPLQSASYERLGAKWDADSYYNPFGKDMGFMRRGWEVPRLSTNKLTTFRFTGALQGSFQFNDKYFDWEAGYIYQNSENQQSQTGNYNVLAVNAATGPSFFNPATGRVECGTAAGLVDGSNPIYGPGAGGCLPWNPAIPYGRTGDGGLTGNPDLQQFLFPTTKNTGEVTTKTYYANIAGSLFTLPAGDLGFALGYEYREDKGSYNPDALSQTGYSTDLAAGPTGGGYNVNEVYLELNVPILADLPGAKELSFNAATRYSKYNTFGNTTNNKFGLKWKPIDQLLVRATYAEGFRAPTIDNLYGGSSQTFAYFTDPCDTSFGSTDQPGVAARCAAAIGPTSGTFRQLRQGYVPASGPDEQTPDPFNAVSNPDLTPEKSKSKTVGLVWSPTFAQGLNMSLDWWNIKITNTIVVDSPDDQLNDCYVLGIAERCNSFTRDPNRHNVTNLTYAPRNAGYQETEGFDFDVAYRFETDSWGTFNANLQNSYVTKNVLKTTNAQQVPVSILNGFGSNFRLRSNLVLGWERGDWGVTWGTRYFSSVKERCYYSDECSLPDFGSPDPVRDQPMNKRGSTMFHDVQVSWNAPWNATIAVGARNVFDHYGPQMYSAPNSQFSYYGGYDIGRFMYMQYKQKF
- a CDS encoding TetR/AcrR family transcriptional regulator — translated: MNQPDASAGEPRAGRNSRLSAEDWAQAALDLIAEQGVGAVAVEPLARRLGVTKGSFYWHFPSRDALLQAALERWELFEQEQVFGSLEDVPDPRVRLRQLFQMVAHEVQPHIIYSELLKALDHPMVRPVIDRVSQRRLDYLVASFRQAGLSSTDARHRARLAYAAYVGFLQLSLQLQQPKQAREDFEAYVEHLIETLIPNG